In one Melopsittacus undulatus isolate bMelUnd1 chromosome 4, bMelUnd1.mat.Z, whole genome shotgun sequence genomic region, the following are encoded:
- the FEV gene encoding protein FEV — translation MRHGAGAVPLLLNMYLPDPVGETLFKDGKSQAWGSLSPGVQKGSGQIQLWQFLLELLSDRANLNCIAWEGTNGEFKLIDPDEVARRWGERKSKPNMNYDKLSRALRYYYDKNIMTKVHGKRYAYKFDFHGLAQVCQPTAPDHTLYKFQGNLAPLPFSGISKLNLMTSGVTPAGFSYWPGSSPSLYPGHGLQPSAPFSAMAASHLNNMNNHYH, via the exons ATGAGACACGGCGCCGGAGCGGTGCCACTGCTGCTCAACATGTACCTGCCAG atCCAGTCGGGGAAACTTTGTTCAAAGACGGGAAGAGCCAGGCGTGGGGGTCTCTCAGCCCCGGCGTGCAGAAAG GCAGTGGGCAGATCCAGCTGTGGCAGTTCCTGCTTGAGCTGCTCTCGGACCGGGCCAACCTGAACTGCATCGCCTGGGAAGGCACGAATGGGGAGTTCAAGCTGATTGACCCCGACGAGGTGGCACGGCGCTGGGGCGAGCGGAAGAGCAAACCCAACATGAATTATGACAAGCTGAGCCGGGCACTGCGCTACTACTATGACAAGAACATCATGACCAAGGTCCATGGCAAGCGCTACGCCTACAAGTTCGACTTCCATGGGCTGGCTCAGGTGTGCCAGCCAACTGCTCCCGATCACACCCTCTACAAATTCCAGGGAAACCTGGCCCCACTGCCCTTCTCAGGCATCTCCAAACTCAACCTCATGACCTCGGGGGTGACACCAGCTGGCTTCTCCTATTGGCCTGGCTCCAGCCCATCCCTCTACCCAGGGCATGGGCTGCAGCCCTCTGCCCCATTCAGTGCCATGGCAGCCTCCCACCTCAACAACATGAACAACCACTACCATTAG
- the CRYBA2 gene encoding beta-crystallin A2, whose protein sequence is MTSSEAMDTLGQYKITVWEEESFQGKRCEFLMECPSIMERGFRKIRSIKVESGPWVGFEYPEYQGQQFILEKGDYPRWEAWSGNSGYRTEHLLSFRPVKCANHNDSKVILYEAENFQGHKFELSDDYPSLQAMGWGNKEVASIKVNAGAWVAYQYPGYRGYQYVLERDRQNGEFKKYNEYSSQAHTNQIQSIRRVQH, encoded by the exons ATGACCAGCAGTGAAGCCATGGACACCTTGGGGCAGTACAAGATCACAGTGTGGGAGGAGGAGAGCTTCCAGGGCAAGCGCTGTGAGTTCCTCATGGAGTGCCCCAGCATCATGGAGCGTGGCTTCCGCAAGATCCGCTCCATCAAGGTGGAGTCTGGCCC ctgGGTGGGTTTCGAGTACCCTGAGTACCAGGGGCAGCAGTTTATCCTGGAGAAGGGGGACTATCCCCGGTGGGAGGCCTGGAGCGGGAACAGCGGCTACCGGACAGAGCACCTCCTCTCCTTCCGGCCCGTCAAGTGCGCA AACCACAATGACAGCAAAGTCATCCTCTACGAGGCTGAGAACTTCCAGGGGCACAAGTTTGAGCTGAGCGATGACTACCCCTCACTGCAGGCCATGGGCTGGGGCAACAAGGAGGTGGCATCCATCAAAGTGAATGCTGGAGC GTGGGTGGCATACCAGTACCCGGGATACAGGGGCTACCAGTAcgtgctggagagggacagaCAGAACGGCGAGTTCAAGAAGTACAACGAATACAGCAGCCAGGCTCACACCAACCAGATCCAATCTATCCGCCGTGTCCAGCACTGA